In Ailuropoda melanoleuca isolate Jingjing chromosome 4, ASM200744v2, whole genome shotgun sequence, the following proteins share a genomic window:
- the SH2D6 gene encoding SH2 domain-containing protein 6 isoform X4, producing MQLLYYIGEKSKSLQGGGRWKVRPVSSVPCPDSQAWNEDAPGPSPRPAPGTWRFEEEEEEEDEYELPPCEALPFSLAPAHVPDPEKDSPYLDHPGPLGPSKSPPPQPQATTLKAALSLQEARKQGQPFPFGKQGWATPARVVPGLPEKSDENLYLECEPSPGPALTRILSSQVLMPPISLPRVSVVPRPTIAPQEARNVRGWYPGENWPGVRGGSGRDFRPSGWGYRTESLLTSLSVSQGAANATSKTGRRSSLSSRAPTWSTSATEDGSLLAQPWYSGNCDRHAVESALLRFRKDGAYTVRPSSEPHGSQPLTLAVHLGGRVFNIPIRRLDSGSHYALGREGRNHEELAPLPACSFGSQCQHSEGPGHCSGPRTSPNSHHAPQRPKLCCGISGPTCFPRIPNVASSQARLPRPTQSPPLPCSLWISVTGGCVRSGLT from the exons ATGCAGCTGCTTTATTATATTGGGGAAAAGAGTAAGTCATTGCAGGGTGGGGGGCGCTGGAAGGTGAGGCCAGTCTCATCAGTCCCCTGTCCAGATTCCCAAGCCTGGAACGAAGATGCCCCCGGCCCATCTCCTCGGCCCGCCCCAGGAACCTGGAGATTCGAG gaggaggaggaggaggaagatgaataCGAGCTGCCCCCCTGTGAGGCTCTGCCCTTCAGTCTTGCCCCAGCCCACGTTCCTGACCCCGAGAAGGACTCTCCGTACTTGG ATCACCCTGGCCCCCTGGGCCCATCCAAGTCACCACCACCACAGCCCCAGGCCACAACG CTGAAGGCAGCACTGAGCCTGCAGGAGGCTCGGAAGCAGGGGCAGCCCTTCCCCTTCGGGAAGCAAG gGTGGGCTACACCGGCCAGGGTG GTACCAGGCCTTCCAGAGAAATCTGATGAGAACCTCTACCTGGAGTGTGAGCCTAGTCCAG GCCCGGCCTTGACTCGGATTCTGAGCTCCCAAGTCCTGATGCCCCCAATCTCTCTGCCAAGGGTATCAGTGGTGCCCAG GCCCACCATAGCCCCCCAGGAAGCTCGGAATGTAAGAGGCTGGTACCCAGGGGAGAACTGGCCTGGGGTGcggggaggctcagggagggactTCAGGCCCAGCGGATGGGGCTACAGGACTGAGTCTCTTCTGACCAGCCTTTCTGTGTCCCAGGGAGCAGCGAATGCCACCTCTAAAA CTGGAAGGAGATCCTCTCTTTCCTCTAGAGCACCCACCTGGAGCACCTCAGCTACTGAG gACGGCAGCCTGCTGGCTCAGCCCTGGTACTCAGGCAACTGTGACCGCCATGCTGTTGAGAGTGCCCTGCTCCGATTCCGAAAG GACGGGGCCTACACTGTGCGCCCCAGCTCAGAGCCTCATggctcccagcccctcaccctgGCGGTGCATCTCGGTGGCCGGGTCTTTAACATTCCCATCCGGCGGCTGGACAGTGGGAGCCACTATGCCCTGGGACGGGAGGGCAGGAACCACGAAGAG CTGGCTCCTCTACCGGCTTGCTCATTCGGCTCACAGTGTCAGCATTCTGAGGGACCAGGGCACTGCTCTGGGCCCAGGACCTCACCTAACTCTCACCATGCTCCCCAGAGACCAAAGCTCTGTTGTGGGATCTCAGGCCCCACCTGCTTTCCAAGGATTCCAAATGTGGCCTCCTCCCAAGCCCGGCTCCCCAGGCCCACCCAGTCCCCACCACTGCCTTGTTCCCTCTGGATTTCCGTCACAGGTGGCTGTGTGAGATCAGGATTAACCTAA
- the SH2D6 gene encoding SH2 domain-containing protein 6 isoform X5, translating to MQLLYYIGEKSKSLQGGGRWKVRPVSSVPCPDSQAWNEDAPGPSPRPAPGTWRFEEEEEEEDEYELPPCEALPFSLAPAHVPDPEKDSPYLDHPGPLGPSKSPPPQPQATTLKAALSLQEARKQGQPFPFGKQGWATPARVVPGLPEKSDENLYLECEPSPGPALTRILSSQVLMPPISLPRVSVVPRPTIAPQEARNVRGWYPGENWPGVRGGSGRDFRPSGWGYRTESLLTSLSVSQGAANATSKTGRRSSLSSRAPTWSTSATEHGAGHQARTPLCSAGADSVWGRQMTAACWLSPGTQATVTAMLLRVPCSDSERTGPTLCAPAQSLMAPSPSPWRCISVAGSLTFPSGGWTVGATMPWDGRAGTTKSCSPPWAPWSSTTHSTPCPLWTDTAAAVSSPACSSPPSPDATADCTHAPPVL from the exons ATGCAGCTGCTTTATTATATTGGGGAAAAGAGTAAGTCATTGCAGGGTGGGGGGCGCTGGAAGGTGAGGCCAGTCTCATCAGTCCCCTGTCCAGATTCCCAAGCCTGGAACGAAGATGCCCCCGGCCCATCTCCTCGGCCCGCCCCAGGAACCTGGAGATTCGAG gaggaggaggaggaggaagatgaataCGAGCTGCCCCCCTGTGAGGCTCTGCCCTTCAGTCTTGCCCCAGCCCACGTTCCTGACCCCGAGAAGGACTCTCCGTACTTGG ATCACCCTGGCCCCCTGGGCCCATCCAAGTCACCACCACCACAGCCCCAGGCCACAACG CTGAAGGCAGCACTGAGCCTGCAGGAGGCTCGGAAGCAGGGGCAGCCCTTCCCCTTCGGGAAGCAAG gGTGGGCTACACCGGCCAGGGTG GTACCAGGCCTTCCAGAGAAATCTGATGAGAACCTCTACCTGGAGTGTGAGCCTAGTCCAG GCCCGGCCTTGACTCGGATTCTGAGCTCCCAAGTCCTGATGCCCCCAATCTCTCTGCCAAGGGTATCAGTGGTGCCCAG GCCCACCATAGCCCCCCAGGAAGCTCGGAATGTAAGAGGCTGGTACCCAGGGGAGAACTGGCCTGGGGTGcggggaggctcagggagggactTCAGGCCCAGCGGATGGGGCTACAGGACTGAGTCTCTTCTGACCAGCCTTTCTGTGTCCCAGGGAGCAGCGAATGCCACCTCTAAAA CTGGAAGGAGATCCTCTCTTTCCTCTAGAGCACCCACCTGGAGCACCTCAGCTACTGAG CACGGCGCTGGGCACCAGGCACGGACACCTCTTTGTTCTGCTGGTGCAGACTCAGTCTGGGGAAGGCAGAT gACGGCAGCCTGCTGGCTCAGCCCTGGTACTCAGGCAACTGTGACCGCCATGCTGTTGAGAGTGCCCTGCTCCGATTCCGAAAG GACGGGGCCTACACTGTGCGCCCCAGCTCAGAGCCTCATggctcccagcccctcaccctgGCGGTGCATCTCGGTGGCCGGGTCTTTAACATTCCCATCCGGCGGCTGGACAGTGGGAGCCACTATGCCCTGGGACGGGAGGGCAGGAACCACGAAGAG CTGTTCCCCTCCGTGGGCGCCATGGTCCAGCACTACACACAGCACCCCCTGCCCCTTGTGGACAGACACAGCGGCAGCCGTCAGCTCACCTGCCTGCTCTTCCCCACCAAGCCCTGATGCCACGGCGGATTGCACACACGCACCCCCCGTGCTGTAG
- the SH2D6 gene encoding SH2 domain-containing protein 6 isoform X1, translated as MQLLYYIGEKSKSLQGGGRWKVRPVSSVPCPDSQAWNEDAPGPSPRPAPGTWRFEEEEEEEDEYELPPCEALPFSLAPAHVPDPEKDSPYLDHPGPLGPSKSPPPQPQATTLKAALSLQEARKQGQPFPFGKQGWATPARVVPGLPEKSDENLYLECEPSPGPALTRILSSQVLMPPISLPRVSVVPRPTIAPQEARNVRGWYPGENWPGVRGGSGRDFRPSGWGYRTESLLTSLSVSQGAANATSKTGRRSSLSSRAPTWSTSATEHGAGHQARTPLCSAGADSVWGRQMTAACWLSPGTQATVTAMLLRVPCSDSERTGPTLCAPAQSLMAPSPSPWRCISVAGSLTFPSGGWTVGATMPWDGRAGTTKSWLLYRLAHSAHSVSILRDQGTALGPGPHLTLTMLPRDQSSVVGSQAPPAFQGFQMWPPPKPGSPGPPSPHHCLVPSGFPSQVAV; from the exons ATGCAGCTGCTTTATTATATTGGGGAAAAGAGTAAGTCATTGCAGGGTGGGGGGCGCTGGAAGGTGAGGCCAGTCTCATCAGTCCCCTGTCCAGATTCCCAAGCCTGGAACGAAGATGCCCCCGGCCCATCTCCTCGGCCCGCCCCAGGAACCTGGAGATTCGAG gaggaggaggaggaggaagatgaataCGAGCTGCCCCCCTGTGAGGCTCTGCCCTTCAGTCTTGCCCCAGCCCACGTTCCTGACCCCGAGAAGGACTCTCCGTACTTGG ATCACCCTGGCCCCCTGGGCCCATCCAAGTCACCACCACCACAGCCCCAGGCCACAACG CTGAAGGCAGCACTGAGCCTGCAGGAGGCTCGGAAGCAGGGGCAGCCCTTCCCCTTCGGGAAGCAAG gGTGGGCTACACCGGCCAGGGTG GTACCAGGCCTTCCAGAGAAATCTGATGAGAACCTCTACCTGGAGTGTGAGCCTAGTCCAG GCCCGGCCTTGACTCGGATTCTGAGCTCCCAAGTCCTGATGCCCCCAATCTCTCTGCCAAGGGTATCAGTGGTGCCCAG GCCCACCATAGCCCCCCAGGAAGCTCGGAATGTAAGAGGCTGGTACCCAGGGGAGAACTGGCCTGGGGTGcggggaggctcagggagggactTCAGGCCCAGCGGATGGGGCTACAGGACTGAGTCTCTTCTGACCAGCCTTTCTGTGTCCCAGGGAGCAGCGAATGCCACCTCTAAAA CTGGAAGGAGATCCTCTCTTTCCTCTAGAGCACCCACCTGGAGCACCTCAGCTACTGAG CACGGCGCTGGGCACCAGGCACGGACACCTCTTTGTTCTGCTGGTGCAGACTCAGTCTGGGGAAGGCAGAT gACGGCAGCCTGCTGGCTCAGCCCTGGTACTCAGGCAACTGTGACCGCCATGCTGTTGAGAGTGCCCTGCTCCGATTCCGAAAG GACGGGGCCTACACTGTGCGCCCCAGCTCAGAGCCTCATggctcccagcccctcaccctgGCGGTGCATCTCGGTGGCCGGGTCTTTAACATTCCCATCCGGCGGCTGGACAGTGGGAGCCACTATGCCCTGGGACGGGAGGGCAGGAACCACGAAGAG CTGGCTCCTCTACCGGCTTGCTCATTCGGCTCACAGTGTCAGCATTCTGAGGGACCAGGGCACTGCTCTGGGCCCAGGACCTCACCTAACTCTCACCATGCTCCCCAGAGACCAAAGCTCTGTTGTGGGATCTCAGGCCCCACCTGCTTTCCAAGGATTCCAAATGTGGCCTCCTCCCAAGCCCGGCTCCCCAGGCCCACCCAGTCCCCACCACTGCCTTGTTCCCTCTGGATTTCCGTCACAGGTGGCTGTGTGA
- the SH2D6 gene encoding SH2 domain-containing protein 6 isoform X10 — protein sequence MQLLYYIGEKSKSLQGGGRWKVRPVSSVPCPDSQAWNEDAPGPSPRPAPGTWRFEEEEEEEDEYELPPCEALPFSLAPAHVPDPEKDSPYLDHPGPLGPSKSPPPQPQATTLKAALSLQEARKQGQPFPFGKQGWATPARVVPGLPEKSDENLYLECEPSPGPALTRILSSQVLMPPISLPRVSVVPRPTIAPQEARNVRGWYPGENWPGVRGGSGRDFRPSGWGYRTESLLTSLSVSQGAANATSKTGRRSSLSSRAPTWSTSATEDGSLLAQPWYSGNCDRHAVESALLRFRKDGAYTVRPSSEPHGSQPLTLAVHLGGRVFNIPIRRLDSGSHYALGREGRNHEEMDISVASTFELL from the exons ATGCAGCTGCTTTATTATATTGGGGAAAAGAGTAAGTCATTGCAGGGTGGGGGGCGCTGGAAGGTGAGGCCAGTCTCATCAGTCCCCTGTCCAGATTCCCAAGCCTGGAACGAAGATGCCCCCGGCCCATCTCCTCGGCCCGCCCCAGGAACCTGGAGATTCGAG gaggaggaggaggaggaagatgaataCGAGCTGCCCCCCTGTGAGGCTCTGCCCTTCAGTCTTGCCCCAGCCCACGTTCCTGACCCCGAGAAGGACTCTCCGTACTTGG ATCACCCTGGCCCCCTGGGCCCATCCAAGTCACCACCACCACAGCCCCAGGCCACAACG CTGAAGGCAGCACTGAGCCTGCAGGAGGCTCGGAAGCAGGGGCAGCCCTTCCCCTTCGGGAAGCAAG gGTGGGCTACACCGGCCAGGGTG GTACCAGGCCTTCCAGAGAAATCTGATGAGAACCTCTACCTGGAGTGTGAGCCTAGTCCAG GCCCGGCCTTGACTCGGATTCTGAGCTCCCAAGTCCTGATGCCCCCAATCTCTCTGCCAAGGGTATCAGTGGTGCCCAG GCCCACCATAGCCCCCCAGGAAGCTCGGAATGTAAGAGGCTGGTACCCAGGGGAGAACTGGCCTGGGGTGcggggaggctcagggagggactTCAGGCCCAGCGGATGGGGCTACAGGACTGAGTCTCTTCTGACCAGCCTTTCTGTGTCCCAGGGAGCAGCGAATGCCACCTCTAAAA CTGGAAGGAGATCCTCTCTTTCCTCTAGAGCACCCACCTGGAGCACCTCAGCTACTGAG gACGGCAGCCTGCTGGCTCAGCCCTGGTACTCAGGCAACTGTGACCGCCATGCTGTTGAGAGTGCCCTGCTCCGATTCCGAAAG GACGGGGCCTACACTGTGCGCCCCAGCTCAGAGCCTCATggctcccagcccctcaccctgGCGGTGCATCTCGGTGGCCGGGTCTTTAACATTCCCATCCGGCGGCTGGACAGTGGGAGCCACTATGCCCTGGGACGGGAGGGCAGGAACCACGAAGAG ATGGACATTTCGGTTGCTTCCACCTTTgagctcttgtaa
- the SH2D6 gene encoding SH2 domain-containing protein 6 isoform X14 has protein sequence MQLLYYIGEKSKSLQGGGRWKVRPVSSVPCPDSQAWNEDAPGPSPRPAPGTWRFEEEEEEEDEYELPPCEALPFSLAPAHVPDPEKDSPYLDHPGPLGPSKSPPPQPQATTLKAALSLQEARKQGQPFPFGKQGWATPARVVPGLPEKSDENLYLECEPSPGPALTRILSSQVLMPPISLPRVSVVPRPTIAPQEARNVRGWYPGENWPGVRGGSGRDFRPSGWGYRTESLLTSLSVSQGAANATSKRRQPAGSALVLRQL, from the exons ATGCAGCTGCTTTATTATATTGGGGAAAAGAGTAAGTCATTGCAGGGTGGGGGGCGCTGGAAGGTGAGGCCAGTCTCATCAGTCCCCTGTCCAGATTCCCAAGCCTGGAACGAAGATGCCCCCGGCCCATCTCCTCGGCCCGCCCCAGGAACCTGGAGATTCGAG gaggaggaggaggaggaagatgaataCGAGCTGCCCCCCTGTGAGGCTCTGCCCTTCAGTCTTGCCCCAGCCCACGTTCCTGACCCCGAGAAGGACTCTCCGTACTTGG ATCACCCTGGCCCCCTGGGCCCATCCAAGTCACCACCACCACAGCCCCAGGCCACAACG CTGAAGGCAGCACTGAGCCTGCAGGAGGCTCGGAAGCAGGGGCAGCCCTTCCCCTTCGGGAAGCAAG gGTGGGCTACACCGGCCAGGGTG GTACCAGGCCTTCCAGAGAAATCTGATGAGAACCTCTACCTGGAGTGTGAGCCTAGTCCAG GCCCGGCCTTGACTCGGATTCTGAGCTCCCAAGTCCTGATGCCCCCAATCTCTCTGCCAAGGGTATCAGTGGTGCCCAG GCCCACCATAGCCCCCCAGGAAGCTCGGAATGTAAGAGGCTGGTACCCAGGGGAGAACTGGCCTGGGGTGcggggaggctcagggagggactTCAGGCCCAGCGGATGGGGCTACAGGACTGAGTCTCTTCTGACCAGCCTTTCTGTGTCCCAGGGAGCAGCGAATGCCACCTCTAAAA gACGGCAGCCTGCTGGCTCAGCCCTGGTACTCAGGCAACTGTGA
- the SH2D6 gene encoding SH2 domain-containing protein 6 isoform X11, with product MQLLYYIGEKSKSLQGGGRWKVRPVSSVPCPDSQAWNEDAPGPSPRPAPGTWRFEEEEEEEDEYELPPCEALPFSLAPAHVPDPEKDSPYLDHPGPLGPSKSPPPQPQATTLKAALSLQEARKQGQPFPFGKQGWATPARVVPGLPEKSDENLYLECEPSPGPALTRILSSQVLMPPISLPRVSVVPRPTIAPQEARNVRGWYPGENWPGVRGGSGRDFRPSGWGYRTESLLTSLSVSQGAANATSKTGRRSSLSSRAPTWSTSATEDGSLLAQPWYSGNCDRHAVESALLRFRKDGAYTVRPSSEPHGSQPLTLAVHLGGRVFNIPIRRLDSGSHYALGREGRNHEETTVPQ from the exons ATGCAGCTGCTTTATTATATTGGGGAAAAGAGTAAGTCATTGCAGGGTGGGGGGCGCTGGAAGGTGAGGCCAGTCTCATCAGTCCCCTGTCCAGATTCCCAAGCCTGGAACGAAGATGCCCCCGGCCCATCTCCTCGGCCCGCCCCAGGAACCTGGAGATTCGAG gaggaggaggaggaggaagatgaataCGAGCTGCCCCCCTGTGAGGCTCTGCCCTTCAGTCTTGCCCCAGCCCACGTTCCTGACCCCGAGAAGGACTCTCCGTACTTGG ATCACCCTGGCCCCCTGGGCCCATCCAAGTCACCACCACCACAGCCCCAGGCCACAACG CTGAAGGCAGCACTGAGCCTGCAGGAGGCTCGGAAGCAGGGGCAGCCCTTCCCCTTCGGGAAGCAAG gGTGGGCTACACCGGCCAGGGTG GTACCAGGCCTTCCAGAGAAATCTGATGAGAACCTCTACCTGGAGTGTGAGCCTAGTCCAG GCCCGGCCTTGACTCGGATTCTGAGCTCCCAAGTCCTGATGCCCCCAATCTCTCTGCCAAGGGTATCAGTGGTGCCCAG GCCCACCATAGCCCCCCAGGAAGCTCGGAATGTAAGAGGCTGGTACCCAGGGGAGAACTGGCCTGGGGTGcggggaggctcagggagggactTCAGGCCCAGCGGATGGGGCTACAGGACTGAGTCTCTTCTGACCAGCCTTTCTGTGTCCCAGGGAGCAGCGAATGCCACCTCTAAAA CTGGAAGGAGATCCTCTCTTTCCTCTAGAGCACCCACCTGGAGCACCTCAGCTACTGAG gACGGCAGCCTGCTGGCTCAGCCCTGGTACTCAGGCAACTGTGACCGCCATGCTGTTGAGAGTGCCCTGCTCCGATTCCGAAAG GACGGGGCCTACACTGTGCGCCCCAGCTCAGAGCCTCATggctcccagcccctcaccctgGCGGTGCATCTCGGTGGCCGGGTCTTTAACATTCCCATCCGGCGGCTGGACAGTGGGAGCCACTATGCCCTGGGACGGGAGGGCAGGAACCACGAAGAG ACGACTGTTCCTCAGTAA